GGCAAGCTGGAGTGGGTGTAGAGCAGGCATGATCTCCACAGGACTTCTGACATGAGGCTTGCGCAATGCGTTTGGCCAAGCTTTCATCAAGCGTGCAAGAGGAAGGCTGAACGCAAGAAGTACACGGGCCACCGCACGCCTCGAACTCACCAACGAAGGTTTTGTGTCGATAAACAAGAGCCATGCGAGGGCCGTTCCGCTCTGCGTGCGCATTCCGCATCTTTGCATCCAACTCGGCAACTGTGTTCTTCTGCTCGTCGCGATCGCAGTTCGTTGAGGCCGGCCCTGCTATTGACCCCCCTCGATCCCCCCTTGCCAAGGGGGGAAGGAAGGCATCAGGATTGGGCGTCGCGGAGTTTGCGGAGCTGTGTCAGCACAGCTCGGAAGTCCTTGGGCAGCGGGGCATCGACGCGCATGCGGGTTTGGGTGCCGGGGTGGACGAAGGTCAACGACTGGGCGTGCAGGCTCAGGCGGTCGATGAGCGGGCGCTCCTCGTGCTTGGCGCTTGGCCGATAGTTGGGCTTGAGCTGTGACAGGAAAAAGGCCGAGCTGTCCGCATACACCGGGTCGACGAGCAGCGGCAGCCCCAGGGCCTTGAGGTGGACGCGAATCTGGTGCTGACGGCCGGTCAGCGGGCGGCATCGCAGCAGAGTCACCGGTCCGAGCCGCTCCTCGACCCGCCACCGGGTCACCGACGGCTTGCCCTTGCGCTGGTTGATGA
This genomic window from Phycisphaerae bacterium contains:
- a CDS encoding RluA family pseudouridine synthase, producing MSQPIDILFDDEHLVVVNKPAGMLTVPGRQGGVSLREILMRDRMKDTTLLFVHRLDRHTSGVLLMAKTQQAQSFLSVQFQKREVEKDYLALVSGSPEDDSGVIHAPLAPHPRLTGVMVINQRKGKPSVTRWRVEERLGPVTLLRCRPLTGRQHQIRVHLKALGLPLLVDPVYADSSAFFLSQLKPNYRPSAKHEERPLIDRLSLHAQSLTFVHPGTQTRMRVDAPLPKDFRAVLTQLRKLRDAQS